A genomic window from Daphnia carinata strain CSIRO-1 chromosome 9, CSIRO_AGI_Dcar_HiC_V3, whole genome shotgun sequence includes:
- the LOC130700787 gene encoding ganglioside GM2 activator-like — MKFLVVAALLVAVVSAKNIRITSVRDCGAPGSAVTFSGTINTDPVPVPGAMLASFSFTSSIDSPDDLNIRKVTTRIADNFQVPCLDGISGTCTIPLCFAIETFPNLVCPLFPPELPCQCPILAGTYNSPNAVVNFDEQWLAIDGGINGDYNTVTEFVTAIGTADEAVLGCIELEYTLVAA, encoded by the exons ATGAAATTTTTGGTTGTTGCAGCTCTTCTTGTTGCGGTCGTTTCGGCCAAGAACATCCGCATCACTTCCGTCCGCGACTGTG GTGCTCCCGGCTCCGCTGTCACTTTCTCCGGAACCATCAACACCGATCCAGTGCCCGTTCCCGGTGCCATGCTCGCTAGCTTCTCC TTCACTAGTAGCATCGATTCTCCGGACGATTTGAACATCCGTAAAGTCACGACACGCATTGCTGACAACTTTCAAGTCCCATGTCTAGATGGCATTTCTGGAACCTG CACAATTCCTCTATGTTTCGCCATCGAGACCTTCCCGAATTTGGTGTGCCCGCTCTTCCCACCTGAGCTGCCTTGCCAGTGCCCGATTTTGGCCGGAACTTACAACTCGCCCAACGCTGTAGTCAATTTCGATGAACAATGGCTCGCCATCGATGGCGGAATTAAC GGTGATTACAATACCGTCACCGAATTCGTTACTGCCATCGGCACAGCCGACGAAGCCGTTCTTGGCTGCATTGAACTCGAGTACACCCTTGTGGCCGCctaa
- the LOC130700777 gene encoding uncharacterized protein LOC130700777 — protein MARPALTSTLLIATAICFIAAKAEEQPTVGEAENRQAKQLYVVPQYYPANTQFYYPDSSQYVNPYSLPYAAPAAEPFDGAGLDADYAYGYPLALGDEAAADWRHVATGGHDGHRGKWWKKNSHRYATINIFPTALECLNANIGDDGLGPCKEASQAEQGAIDMKFTDGGQTAIVGITADSQRHTRVKLICTELTADMGVYTQSGKITGVEDTPRTEIGYMQLVVTSAAPDDVLKCTWVSYHHYTAMYP, from the exons ATGGCACGTCCTGCGCTTACATCCACGTTGCTG ATCGCAACAGCCATTTGCTTCATAGCCGCCAAAGCCGAAGAACAACCGACGGTTGGGGAAGCAGAAAATCGTCAAGCAAAACAACTTTACGTGGTACCTCAGTACTATCCAGCCAACACTCAATTTTACTACCCTGATAGCAGTCAATATGTAAATCCTTACTCCTTACCCTATGCTGCACCTGCAGCGGAACCATTCGACGGTGCTGGCCTGGATGCCGATTACGCTTACGGTTATCCATTAGCTTTGG GCGATGAAGCAGCTGCTGACTGGAGACACGTTGCGACTGGAGGTCATGACGGCCACAGAGGGAAATGGTGGAAAAAGAATTCGCACAGATACGCAACTATTAACATCTTCCCAACAGCCTTAG aaTGTCTGAACGCGAACATTGGGGACGATGGTCTCGGCCCTTGTAAAGAAGCATCGCAAGCGGAACAGGGAGCTATTGATATGAAATTTACTGATGGTGGCCAAACAGCTATCGTCGGCATCACAGCTGATTCTCAGAGACACACCCGTGTCAAGTTGATCTGTACTGAGCTTACTGCCGACATGGGGGTCTACACG CAATCCGGCAAAATCACGGGGGTGGAGGATACCCCGAGAACTGAAATTGGATACATGCAACTTGTTGTAACCAGCGCGGCGCCCGACGACGTGTTGAAATGCACTTGGGTGTCGTACCATCACTACACAGCCATGTATCCTTAA
- the LOC130700778 gene encoding uncharacterized protein LOC130700778 encodes MAFKRPVSVSLLLIVWACCLTGIIAQEEQPVATGDREGKQIFFVPQSYPARPYYQDSYAYGANPFAVSLPQLPFFSRNQEVEAPGWPWSYPSPSLGHPSYAAWRVNDGIDDKDKLKWWKKRFNRQALITIIPAPAECTIAAVADDGLGPCKRATDAHHGTLEVKLQTAGQTAAIAITSRSPMNTRIRLICTDLNAVAVFTNTGRISAVSDTPRTEIGQMQLIVTSTAANGLLKCNWRSYTYYTAAYP; translated from the exons ATGGCGTTCAAGCGTCCCGTATCagtttctttgttgttg ATTGTATGGGCCTGTTGCCTAACGGGCATCATAGCCCAAGAGGAACAACCCGTCGCAACAGGTGATCGTGAAGGCAAGCAAATCTTCTTTGTGCCTCAATCGTATCCAGCACGCCCGTACTACCAAGATAGCTATGCCTATGGAGCTAACCCGTTTGCAGTTTCATTGCCGCAATTGCCTTTCTTCAGCCGCAATCAGGAAGTTGAAGCACCCGGCTGGCCTTGGTCATACCCATCGCCGTCGCTCG GCCATCCCAGTTATGCTGCTTGGAGGGTTAACGACGGCATCGACGATAAAGATAAACTCAAGTGGTGGAAAAAGCGATTCAACAGGCAAGCCCTCATCACTATCATTCCAGCACCGGCAG AATGCACGATTGCAGCTGTTGCGGATGATGGGCTTGGTCCTTGTAAACGAGCAACCGACGCCCATCATGGAACTCTCGAAGTCAAATTGCAAACGGCAGGCCAAACGGCTGCAATTGCCATCACATCTAGATCACCAATGAATACCAGAATCAGGTTGATCTGTACTGATTTGAATGCCGTTGCCGTCTTTACA aaCACTGGTAGAATCAGTGCTGTATCGGATACACCGAGAACCGAAATCGGACAGATGCAATTGATCGTGACTAGCACGGCCGCCAATGGCTTGTTGAAATGCAACTGGCGATCGTACACCTACTACACAGCTGCTTATCCTTGA
- the LOC130700785 gene encoding uncharacterized protein LOC130700785, whose amino-acid sequence MTSSSSASIFSFMLMAFLCNMMVTSTGLPTKVDDAQSRQIFFVPQYNYPNVVPANFYNPYAEAIVNPAAVVPSENPSFPYFYAPPSLGGFALETADFSRGSRATVLMLPSDTECLMADTASNGGGPCKAASQARSGTIDIKLGVADQSANVAVTAASANTRIRLTCTEMVAAAAFTQNGKIGAPSDTPRFERGFLNLAVISTAANARVKCSWRI is encoded by the exons ATGACGTCTTCAAGCTCCGCATCTATTTTCTCATTCATG TTGATGGCATTTCTTTGCAACATGATGGTGACTTCAACTGGATTACCGACTAAGGTTGACGATGCCCAATCTAGGCAGATTTTTTTCGTACCCCAATACAATTACCCAAACGTCGTTCCAGCGAATTTTTATAATCCTTATGCTGAAGCGATTGTGAATCCTGCAGCGGTGGTTCCCAGTGAGAATCCGAGTTTTCCTTACTTTTATGCTCCGCCATCACTAG GTGGCTTCGCACTTGAAACGGCGGATTTCAGTCGAGGCTCAAGAGCAACTGTTTTGATGTTACCATCAGATACGG AATGTCTTATGGCTGACACGGCCAGCAACGGTGGTGGCCCTTGCAAAGCAGCATCGCAAGCACGCTCTGGAACCATCGACATCAAATTGGGTGTTGCAGACCAATCAGCTAATGTTGCAGTAACAGCTGCATCGGCGAATACCAGAATTAGATTGACTTGTACTGAGATGGTTGCTGCAGCAGCTTTCACG CAAAACGGCAAGATCGGTGCACCATCGGATACACCTAGGTTCGAAAGGGGCTTCCTGAATCTGGCGGTGATCAGTACCGCAGCTAACGCCAGAGTGAAGTGTTCGTGGCGTATTTAA
- the LOC130700784 gene encoding uncharacterized protein LOC130700784 translates to MAVSYNASNLFMTGVVVWCCLIVIMAQEEPHHHLSRQIFLMSHPFKFANNFPLPYYNYRGQPVMMSTGRTLTPNTNVPYIYPPWLSGDSHVERRYNSRSTGANIFLRPHAKECLKDNVATDGGRTCKASSRASSGSIDIKFSEINQVAYVDITAPKYFSVTLICTDVTDTAVFTRGGQIKEAADTPRTQAGYMSIVSTSTAKTGTLKCSWFSRPN, encoded by the exons ATGGCAGTTTCGTACAACGCCTCCAATTTGTTCATGACG GGTGTGGTGGTTTGGTGTTGTTTGATTGTAATTATGGCCCAAGAAGAACCACATCATCATCTATCTAGACAAATCTTCTTAATGTCCCATCCGTTTAAATTTGCAAATAACTTCCCATTACCTTACTACAATTATCGCGGACAACCCGTTATGATGTCAACAGGAAGAACCCTCACTCCAAACACGAATGTGCCTTACATTTATCCGCCCTGGTTGTCAG GTGATTCCCACGTTGAGAGGAGATATAACAGTCGCAGCACAGgtgcaaacatttttttacgGCCACACGCAAAAG AATGTCTTAAAGATAATGTTGCAACTGATGGTGGCCGCACCTGCAAGGCATCATCACGAGCAAGTAGTGGCTCCATAGACATTAAATTTAGCGAAATTAATCAAGTAGCTTACGTCGATATCACGGCCCCGAAGTATTTCAGTGTTACGCTAATTTGTACGGACGTAACTGATACTGCAGTCTTTACA CGAGGTGGTCAAATCAAGGAAGCGGCTGATACACCAAGAACACAAGCTGGCTACATGAGCATTGTATCGACTAGTACGGCAAAGACGGGCACATTAAAATGTTCATGGTTCTCCCGTCCTAACTGA
- the LOC130700781 gene encoding uncharacterized protein LOC130700781 isoform X3: MTRSNSASVSPLMMMVIACFLVLASAEERSSVVDLDRQSKQILLTPESYHFPSSPLPYFNPYGQPLMVAVDVFPDPNAVPYVYSPSSSGNLGMERAFQNQLADIKITPTTTECLFGTLATEGSVRCRKASQARRGNIYIKFTTGNQIANFAITAPTNFNIRLTCSEVTANVKAFTQSVQITATTDTPLMESKYMNIAVRSAAANDVVKCSWESSRQ, translated from the exons ATGACACGCTCCAACTCTGCATCCGTGTCACCGTTGATG atgaTGGTAATAGCCTGTTTCCTGGTGTTGGCTTCAGCCGAAGAGAGATCTTCGGTTGTGGATCTAGATCGCCAATCGAAGCAGATTCTGTTGACCCCCGAATCGTATCATTTTCCTAGCTCCCCATTACCGTACTTTAATCCTTACGGACAACCGTTAATGGTGGCAGTAGATGTTTTCCCAGATCCTAATGCTGTGCCTTACGTTTATTCGCCGTCTTCCTCTG GCAACTTGGGAATGGAAAGGGCGTTTCAAAACCAACTAGCAGACATTAAGATAACACCAACAACGACAG AGTGTCTCTTTGGCACTCTGGCTACCGAAGGAAGCGTTCGTTGTCGTAAGGCCTCTCAAGCGAGACGAGGAAACATCTATATCAAATTCACCACCGGCAACCAAATAGCTAATTTCGCAATCACCGCACCGACGAATTTCAACATTAGACTTACATGTAGTGAAGTAACGGCGAACGTTAAGGCTTTTACG CAAAGCGTTCAAATCACTGCAACAACGGATACGCCTTTGATGGAAAGCAAGTATATGAACATTGCGGTGCGTAGTGCAGCAGCGAATGACGTAGTGAAATGCAGCTGGGAGTCCAGTCgtcaataa
- the LOC130700781 gene encoding uncharacterized protein LOC130700781 isoform X2, with product MTRSNSASVSPLMMMVMACFLVLASAEEKSSVVNQDRQSRQIVLPPESYHFSSGFPLPYFDSYGQPLMVPVGNTFPDPNVPYIYSLSSSGNSEMERAFQNQAASLTITPAETECLLENLPTEGSARCRLATQARRGDITMKFTKLDQIANFAITAPTNYNIKLTCSDITNVNAFTQSVQITATTDTPVTEKNYMNIAVRSTESGDSLKCSWESSRQ from the exons ATGACACGCTCCAACTCTGCATCCGTGTCACCGTTGATG ATGATGGTCATGGCCTGTTTCCTCGTGTTGGCTTCAGCCGAAGAGAAATCTTCGGTTGTGAATCAAGATCGCCAATCAAGGCAGATTGTGTTGCCCCCCGAATCGTACCATTTTTCTAGTGGCTTCCCATTACCTTACTTTGATTCTTACGGACAACCGTTAATGGTGCCAGTAGGAAATACTTTCCCAGATCCTAATGTGCCTTACATTTATTCACTGTCTTCATCCG GCAACTCGGAAATGGAAAGGGCGTTTCAAAACCAAGCGGCAAGCCTTACGATAACACCAGCAGAGACAG AGTGTCTCTTGGAAAATCTTCCTACCGAAGGAAGCGCTCGTTGTCGTCTGGCCACTCAAGCGAGACGCGGAGATATCACTATGAAATTCACCAAACTCGACCAGATAGCTAATTTCGCAATTACCGCACCGACGAATTACAACATTAAGCTAACATGCAGCGATATAACGAATGTCAATGCTTTTACG CAAAGCGTTCAAATCACTGCAACTACGGATACGCCTGTGACGGAAAAGAACTACATGAACATTGCGGTGCGTAGTACAGAATCCGGTGACTCATTGAAATGCAGCTGGGAGTCCAGTCGTCAATAA
- the LOC130700781 gene encoding uncharacterized protein LOC130700781 isoform X1 — MSRSNSASMSSLSMMVIACFLVLASAEERSSVVDLDRQSKQILLTPESYHFPSSPLPYFNPYGQPLMVAVDVFPDPNAVPYVYSPSSSGNLGMERAFQNQLADIKITPTTTECLLSDITIDGSVRCRQASQARRGNIYIKFSAGDQIANFAITAPTNFNIRLTCSEKSDNINAFTQSVRISKTSDTPVTESNYMNIAVYNPISDAGRSRPTMFAAVRVTADGVLKCSWESSRQ; from the exons ATGTCACGTTCCAACTCCGCATCCATGTCGTCGTTGTCG atgaTGGTAATAGCCTGTTTCCTGGTGTTGGCTTCAGCCGAAGAGAGATCTTCGGTTGTGGATCTAGATCGCCAATCGAAGCAGATTCTGTTGACCCCCGAATCGTATCATTTTCCTAGCTCCCCATTACCGTACTTTAATCCTTACGGACAACCGTTAATGGTGGCAGTAGATGTTTTCCCAGATCCTAATGCTGTGCCTTACGTTTATTCGCCGTCTTCCTCTG GCAACTTGGGAATGGAAAGGGCGTTTCAAAACCAACTAGCAGACATTAAGATAACACCAACAACGACAG AGTGTCTCTTATCCGATATTACTATCGACGGAAGTGTTCGTTGTCGTCAGGCCTCTCAAGCAAGGCGCGGAAACATCTATATCAAATTCAGCGCCGGCGACCAAATAGCTAATTTCGCAATCACCGCACCAACGAATTTCAACATTAGGCTAACATGTAGTGAAAAATCGGACAACATTAACGCTTTTACG CAAAGCGTTCGAATCAGTAAAACATCGGATACGCCTGTCACGGAAAGCAACTACATGAACATAGCGGTGTATAATCCAATATCCGATGCGGGGCGTAGTAGGCCTACAATGTTCGCTGCGGTGCGTGTTACAGCGGATGGCGTATTGAAATGCAGTTGGGAGTCCAGTCGCCAATAA
- the LOC130700770 gene encoding aspartate--tRNA ligase, mitochondrial-like produces the protein MKSSLLFRLFRIRPPFHRVTRLSSRVVHANSFAERSHTCGELRKSDVGRKVKLSGWVQFQRLNKFVLLRDAYGVTQLVVPDERLDVVNKIRDVPLESVISADGKVAARPPGQANAKQSTGEIEVLVEDLQVLSSSTTNLPFTIQESPKVKESLRLEHRYLQLRHESMQRNIRLRSEIVMKMREFLIRRHGFVDIETPTLFRRTPGGAQEFVVPTRMPGKFYSLVQSPQQFKQLLMVGGFDRYFQIARCYRDEGTKSDRQPEFTQVDIEMSFTTKENIQRLIEGLLNHVWPEDMGNIPIPFPEMKYKDAMQNYGVDKPDTRFDNLLQDITDLAKANEMSRIFDSSQIANFAAIAIVFKNSAALISKTTEESLLASAKMATNETQLSFVLIRIEDGGKWKSSLTKKLTQETMSSVGDRLGASAGDTILLGLGPRESLVPSMGKIRLEVANHLETRGVNFRSNSNNFLWVVDFPLFLPWEDLDGGPLQSAHHPFTAPHPDDEHLLRSSPLDVRGLHYDLVLNGSEIGGGSIRIHQSELQEYVLKEILQEDPSNLHHLLKALRCGAPPHGGIALGLDRLMSIMCDTNSIRDVIAFPKSLDGKDLMSGAPSSISQKEKEMYHIGTVNSNRS, from the exons ATGAAATCATCATTGCTCTTCCGACTGTTTCGGATTCGGCCTCCTTTTCACCGAGTGACGAGACTTTCTAGCC GCGTCGTTCACGCCAACTCGTTTGCTGAGAGGAGCCACACATGCGGCGAGCTGCGAAAGTCGGATGTCGGTCGAAAAGTGAAACTTAGCGGATGGGTCCAGTTCCAGCGCCTAAACAAGTTCGTGTTGTTGCGCGATGCTTACGGCGTGACGCAACTGGTGGTGCCTGATGAG AGGTTGGATGTGGTGAACAAAATCCGGGATGTTCCTCTTGAGTCAGTCATTTCTGCCGATGGGAAAGTTGCTGCAAGACCTCCAGGGCAAGCAAATGCT AAACAATCTACAGGAGAGATTGAAGTGCTTGTGGAAGACTTGCAAGTGCTCTCGAGTTCCACAACGAACCTGCCTTTTACAATCCAAGAATCACCAAAA GTAAAAGAATCATTACGACTAGAACACAGATATTTGCAGCTGAGGCATGAGTCAATGCAAAGAAATATCAGACTGCGATCAGAAATTGTAATGAAAATGAGGGAATTTTTAATCAGAAGGCATGGTTTTGTGGACATCGAGACACCAACGCTCTTTAGACGAACCCCTGGG GGTGCTCAAGAATTTGTTGTTCCTACCCGAATGCCCGGCAAATTTTATTCTCTAGTGCAAAGTCCACAGCAGTTTAAGCAGTTGTTGATGGTTGGCGGTTTTGATCGCTATTTCCAGATTGCACGTTGTTACAGAGACGAAGGAACTAAATCCGACCGCCAACCAGAATTCACGCAG GTTGACATTGAAATGTCTTTTACAACAAAAGAGAATATCCAAAGATTAATTGAAGGACTGTTGAATCACGTTTGGCCCGAAGACATGGGTAATATACCAATTCCGTTTCCTGAAATGAAATACAAGGACGCTATGCAAAATTACGGAGTAGACAAACCCGACACACGATTCGACAATCTG CTTCAAGACATAACGGATCTCGCCAAGGCCAACGAAATGTCTCGCATATTCGACAGTTCCCAGATTGCAAATTTTGCTGCAATCGCCATAGTTTTCAAGAACTCTGCG GCTTTGATTTCGAAAACTACCGAAGAGTCCTTACTGGCTTCGGCAAAAATGGCCACCAACGAAACGCAGCTGTCTTTTGTTCTCATTAGAATAGAAGACGGGGGCAAATGGAAATCATCGTTGACCAAAAAACTTACTCAAGAAACAATGAGCTCCGTTGGCGATCGTTTAGGTGCTTCTGCAGGCGATACTATTTTACTTGGCCTTGGACCCAGAGAAAGCTTG GTACCGTCTATGGGCAAGATACGACTAGAGGTGGCCAATCACCTCGAGACGCGGGGCGTAAACTTCCGCTCAAACAGCAACAACTTTCTATGGGTGGTGGATTTCCCCTTGTTTTTGCCATGGGAAGACTTAGATGGGGGCCCATTGCAATCGGCTCACCATCCATTTACGGCACCACATCCTGACGATGAACATCTCCTGCGTTCCTCACCATTAGACGTACGTGGCTTGCACTACGATTTGGTATTAAATGGATCCGAAATCGGTGGCGGTTCCATTCGCATCCACCAGTCAGAATTACAAGAGTATGTTTTGAAAGAAATCCTTCAGGAGGATCCGTCCAACTTGCATCATTTGCTCAAGGCACTACGATGTGGTGCTCCGCCACATGGGGGGATTGCTCTCGGTCTAGATCGACTGATGTCAATCATGTGCGATACGAACAGCATTCGCGATGTTATCGCATTTCCAAAGAGTCTGGACGGGAAAGATTTAATGTCTGGTGCACCTTCATCGATctcacagaaagaaaaagaaatgtatcaCATTGGAACTGTTAATAGTAACCGAAGCTAA